The window gagagagagagagagggaggggtggaCAAGTTGTGGGAACATGCTGCTGAATAATTACCACTGACATCAGAATAGTTTTCTTTAGCTCTCTGAAGTGGCAGGGCTCATTTGTACAGCCTGGAGCCAcgaagaggtgtgtgtgtgtgtgtgtgtgtgtgtgtgtgtgtgtgtgtgtgtgtgtgtgtgtgtgtgagacagataaagagggagaaggagatgtgTTAGTGCGTGAGAAAAAGGATTGTGTGACTTTAGTGGAATATTACTGTAATTGTGAGAGAGGTACGGCACAAGGGatggccctgtgtgtgtgtgtgtgtgtgtgtgtgtgtgtgtgtgtgtgtgtgtgtgcgtgtgcgtgtgcgtgcgcatAAGGGAGAGATTATTCTGATTTAGTCGTCTCCCTGTCAGCGTCTGACACCGTGACAGCTCGCTCTGCCCCAGGGAGCCGTTTCTCTCTAAGTGGACCTTAAAAAACAGGAAACGACTTTCAGATCCCACCGGAGCGCAGAGAGGAGGATCAGGCCTACTGCCTCTGTACAATACCCttcaacttcacacacacactcacacaacctGAATATAGCGTGCACAAgcccagaacacacacacagtcacacctgaacCCTCTTCAATAGACACCATTCACCACCCTGACAGCCGAGGACAATAGAGGCAAGAGCGCAGGTCGACAAAGAGACGGCCGACCTGTCTCAACACATCTGGCCGTCCTTTTGCCGCCCGCTTCACCGCAGCAGCCTCTTCCTCCAGCTCCGGTGATATCACGTTTCTATTTGGATACACTTTGCTTTGCCTTCACTTGCAGCTGTTTTGTAACAAGATTTGAAGGTGGAATTACGAGTCACGTTACCGAAGTTACACGCAGCAGACCAGGAGCGCGGAAGCTATTGTGCGAGGGGTCGTTAACCGTGTGGCGCGCCTGAAGCTGTTCCTGATGCTACTGCAGCATTTTCCTGTCGAGCCTGGAGTCTGGTCTTGCAGAATCCGGCAAAGTGACCTATTTTTTTGGTGAACATAATCCTGGTTTATCTTTGTAAATTGAGCAGGTGCTGGAGCAGGAGAGCGAGCGTCACGTCAGGCAGTGCCCTCGGCGAGAGGCCCGTAAGTCTCTGTAGGCGGAGGCCTGAGAGTCTCTCTGCTGGATTAGTGAAAGTAATTTACTTCCAAAACAACACGACTAAACAAGTCAAACTTGTAGTGGATAACGTGACCTGCGACCACGCTtcaatcacacagaaatgaggAAAATGTTAAAAGGATTTCTGGATGTATACAGAGTTATGTAAGGATGACACAGGGCTACATTTCAAGAGACTGGAggtcacatttaatttatttcattagtttaattGATAGTGAGACAGAGAAATGTGTAATTCAACAACACAGACTCTGAGTTTGGTCATCAGTGTCGAGTACGATACACCCCAGATTCAAACTTaatttcacaacacacacaccaggtggTAGAAGGTACAAATACCTCTAACTACATGTCAGAGTCCAGGTGTGTTTGCTCTGAAGGCCTCATGACGTGTGTTTGTTAAGGAGGAGGGCAGACCAGGGAGGACATGGAGTGtctgaaggaggagggaggtctGAAGATGGGAGAGTTCCACGCAGAGCTCCGGCCGTACGAGACATCTGGAGTCAGTGGTGATCCGTGGAAACGactgagaggacagaggagcagagttcaCTCACACTGCAGGTGAATCTGGTTACATGTTCACACTGCAGGTGAATCTGGTTACCTGTTCACACTGCAGGTGAATCTGGTTACCTGTTCACACTGCAGGTGAATCTGGTTACCTGTTCACACTGCAGGTGAATCTGGTTACCTGTTCACACTGCAGGTGAATCTGGTTACCTGTTCACACTGCAGGTGAATCTGGTTACCTGTTCACACTGCAAGCAACAACATTTCCCTTTATATTCTGTTGTTATTGACAACCAACACTGTGAAACCAAGAGTGTGTAACTCTGTCTCTTATCCAACTTTCCCCATCTCTAAAAAGTCATTTCCTCAGTTTGGATTAGAGACATCAATGATTCATCTTTGATCGATTATTTCaatcaattaaaaatgtattaacctACAATCTGAGATCAGCACAAATACATCCAAAAGTGTCTTTTTGAAAAAGTATACTTGcttatcaaataaatcaaaaaataaaacaaaatactggAATGAGAAATTAcacattattttgtgttatttcatttattattcaagtAATCTGGTTAAATTATCTGTTCTTTTAACTCATTAATGAGGccaaaaaacagttttctaataGAAAACCCTCCAAAATACTTCAtatattaataattataaacTGATAATCGATTGTTAAGGCAGCTATTGATCAAAGAAACTGCTTAAAATGTGCATCACCAGTTTGGATTCAAGAGGGAACTGTGAAAAGTAATAAAACACACGGTTATACATCAGTAAAAATGCCAGAATTGTGCTAATAATTGTTGGTTTTGGAATGTTTAATGGGATTTGTTGTcaataagaaaaatacagaatatcatCAGAGTTATTAGACTGATTTAAGCTATCAAACGCAAAACTAATGCAGGCGTTCCTTAGTCTCGGTCAAACAAGTTGCTCATTGTGGAGCTGAAATAACTTAATTTTGGAACATGTAAAATAATCCATCAGCATTATTGTGATCGTGTTATGATGACTTGCATACATAAAGTTCCTCACCTGACTGTTGCTGAGCGAGTCGAGTGGTTGGTCAGCGTGTTCTGACCGGACGTTCTGTGAGAGACGGTGCCTGAACATCACACCAGAGAGAATAAGTCAattaaaacacatgcacacaaaatatTCCTGGTTGGGTTTTTGTGTCTCTTCTTCAATCACATGAGTTTCATTTGGAAAATCATCCAGGAAGACAAGACAACCGTGTGAGTCATCCTCCAGCGTATCTCGGCTCTGACGTTGCTACCCAACATTTCAAAACAGCGACAGCGTGAACACACCGTCTGACAGAGCGCGGCGTGATTAATGACACACGCCGTCCTTAtctcacaataacaataaatcaaGCTGTCTGTCGAGCACTTTAATAAGCGCCCTAAATCTGCGGCTGGTTAAATATTATGAGTTCCTTCTatacaatatttacatttaagcaaacactgacacatgcATTTACACAATCTGGATAGTGTTTGAATGCTATCGTCTGATTTATCTGCAACAATGGACGTCAAATCCTTTAAGAGACTAAATCAAAGAGGAGGAGACCTTTACGTGTTATCATAAACATCACAGCTGCTGATGCGTGGAGTCCATATGCCCCACGGTAAGTTGCTGACGATTATCTTGCTATTATATCTGTGTCAACGTGAAACTAATCGTGTTAAATCCTCAGTGGTGTAACGTGTGCACATGTTTACCGCCATGAGGGGCGTCAGTGGTATAATGCTCAATGCACTGAGATCACAAAAGCAGATCcaaacacatgaacaaaacCTGACAACAGATATTCTTATAACAACATGTGTCATGGCAGCGGCTCGTTACCCATCCGTCCGTCCTGTGGAGGGCTGATTAACGACAGTCTGGGGAGAGTGTTCGGCTGAAAGACAAGAGAAAAGCATCACAAATCACTTTTTATTTGCTTGTTAATACTCAATATTTTCATCCTCCGTGTGCCGAAGTCTTAAATTATCAGCGCACAAATTGTATCGCAGAAAAACCAGGTGGTGAAATAATGAAGCTTACCTTCCTGAACAGACTCCTGTTGTCCAGCTCCATGTTCTCACTGCTGCAGGAGGGAAATCTTTGTTAAGGGAGTAATATTAAGTTTGTTTGTGCATTTGTTGTTTACAGTGTTCAGCTTTTGCACACCTTAAGGTCGACAGGTGCGTAGGAGGAGACCGAAGGCcaacaaaatcaggaaaaaagaTTCCTGCACgctgtccacttcacttgcaatGAAGTTTTTTGACAACAACGAAACGTTGTTGTCAAAAAACTTCATTGCAAGTGAAGTGGATAGCGTGTGGGAGTCTTCTTCCTGATGCATTTATTGTTgataagggggaaaaaaaacattccaggACAATAAATTCAGTTATAAGTTACATTTTGCATTTGTGTAAAACCTTGAGAACGACTGCAAAACATCAAGAAAACTCTGGGATTCTCTTAAACGCGACTGACTTAGCAGCTAAGTCCGATTTTGCTTCTATCCAGTAACAAAAATCGAcatattttgaaaaagaaagcTACGATTTAAACGCGTTGTTccttttaaatcacttcatccacatatGCTCTAAATTAACTTTGCATAAACCATCACTTTACTCTTTCAATCATCTGAATTTGACCCTGCAGGCAGGTTAGCCTGCTAACGGGGGTTAATATCCTCCCTCCAGTAGAAGAATCTACAGTCTCAGCggataaaacaacatttgtacGATTAAGCTCACGCAGCCAATCACTCTTGTGTCAACGGAGTGTCGAGAACCCAACAGGGAATCCTCGCTAAACCCCGCAGCTtattcaggtgtgtgtgtgtgtggatagcCGCAGGGCAGGGCAAAGCTATAGAGCATCTAAAGCTAACATAAGACACCGGGGCTGAACCCAGGATATAACTTGTTTGCACTGTGAAACACGTCctacattctctctctctctctctctctcttatggTGCGAGGTGATGAAGTGCGGACTAAAGGAAAACAGAGACTGAGACGAGGTGAGGAAGAAGGTTAAATATGCCATTAGATCAGTTAAAGGAGGGACGATACTCACACACTAGCTGATGAGGAGTGTCTGGAGAGGGTCACGGGGGAGTTGTATGGGATCTGTAGCACTGACGCCAAACaggagacagaaacaacatTAACAATGACCGTTTAACATTAATGATGACGAGACATTAGTGGACGTAGTGACACGACCCCAGAGACACGACCTGACACAGCTTCACGGTCACTCAGCGGCCTGATTGGACAAGAGATCAGCATCCTGCCTGGCTGCAGATGTTCTTACACAGACATGAGTTTTTTGTGACAGATGTTATAGAACAAGAACTGTATCTTACATCTGTTTCTATATTGGTGACACCTATTTaagttttggggtttttttggtaAGGCATTTGGCTTTTACTTCCACAACATTAAGACAACGGAACGAAGAATACTGAACAGGacgtgttttgtgtttttgttctcagACTTCGTTTCCTTGTCGTGACTTGAACCTCATTCCAGTTTTGACCTGATCTGGTCGACCCTGCTTTAAATAGAGTATATTATTATACCATCTAatgatcattattatcatcatcctCACTAGCTCGCATCACAGGACTGATGACAGCAACATATTAACAGCATATAATGAAGTGACGCACTTCACTGTAGGCGCTCTGTTATAATGCCTGCACAGTGGTATTTATGAGAATGTTAATGACAGTTCAAGGTGTTCAGATTTAGATGTCTTACAGCAAGGTGTCATAGAGACGAATACAATAAACAATAAGACAGTGACATTACACTGTGAGATCGTTGTTACCTGACTTCTGTCCGTGTCCGATGTGGGAACTGTGGCTCATCTGAGGCGCTGAGGAAACTTTGGCACTGCgtgagaagagaaacaaacGAGATGAATCACTTCACAGTTATTAGTTTGACTCCTGGAATAAGAGAATAAAATGAAGACTCCCTTCAAGGTGTGTTCAAGACAGACACTTGACCTTTGATGAGAATATTGGACTGACAATTTTTTATTCTTACAGTTGTTTACTtcctttagtttgttttttactgaacatttatacatttgtagCTTCAAATGTAGAAGATGAGCTAAATACTCTCTGACACTGGAGGCTGTGATCTTTGTTGTAATTAACTGTCAGATACTTGTCAACGTCTACTCCAACTTGGACTTAAATACTATAACTAAGAACTAAGacataaaaatagaaattctgGCATTTTTACTGCTCTTCAGATCAGTTCAGTGCTGGTTGGAGTGACACTTAGCGAGCACTGAGGCGTCACAGCCAGACGGTTGTGGAtaactttttaaaagtgctgCCAAAACCAAAGAGGCACAACACCACCATCACTTACTGCCAGATTATCACAGGTTTTATTGCCTCCATTGATGCTGATTTAGTATTTCAGACTTCATTTCATGAGCATCATGATCACTGAAGCACGACGACTGACAATGTGAAacgatgaatgaatgaaacatcAGCTAAACGCTCGTAAACATAAAGTTAGAGAGCATGTTTTCCAGGACGCAGAGGCAAACtgtcaacattaaataaaatgataataagaGAAGGTGCTCATCGTATTATATCCCATTATTAGAACATCAGCTCGTGTCACGTACTTCTGATGCTGAAGAGAGTTTTCCAGCGTAGCGATGTAGGCGCTCTGCTCGTTCAGCTTCCTTCAATGAAGAAATAATACTTTTAATAAACAGTTTAGAATCGCGATTGATAAAATGATTCAAAACCTTTAACTTACTTTGTCACGTGCTGCATTTCTTGCTTCATCCTGACTAACATCTCCTCTAGTTTCTCATTCTGTAATTGATAAAATCATTCTGCAGGTTTGACTATTTCATGTTGTCAGACGTTTATGGGTCTGTTAAAGAATGAGGAACTAATCAGATCATTCTTTCAATGCGGTTTTTCAAACTTTAatggaacagaacagaactgaaCGTCAGAACTGTAGAACGTTACCTGCATTaccttcagacacacacacacacacctatgaacacacactgcagcaacacacagcagatgtcTCTCACCCTCTGCTGGTAGTGAGTCAGCAGCCTCTTCTGATGTCTCTCCTGGAACATTATGacctgagaaaagaaaagaaactgcTCTGTGAAGCCGGCACTAATAAAACTCTTCATAATAGACCTTTAACACAAGTAATACAAGAAGGTAATAAGACAGAAAATGACCAAACTTTGCCGATTTCTGTGAAGTGCGTGGTTGCCACAGTGTCGATGTCGGAGAACAGCGTCTTCACCTCCGAGCTgctctgaaacaaacaaagacgtTTAACGTGATTTTAACGACAGCAGTGATTGAACGACGATGTGAGTTAAGACTTCTGATCTCATCAAACCCGAGGATGCAGTTTAACGAGGAGAGAGATGCTTACTTTGTCAGAGAGAGGCGACACCTGGCAGCTGGCGTTGCATATTAAACACTTGCCTTGGCTgcctgtaaataaaaaatatattataaagaCTAAAGAATCATGTTGGCTCTCAGTCCAACACAGgaactg of the Sparus aurata chromosome 18, fSpaAur1.1, whole genome shotgun sequence genome contains:
- the rnf212 gene encoding putative E3 SUMO-protein ligase RNF212 isoform X2; translation: MLGSLQRDDQGVQMSYWVCCNSCFLSASADRKLGVTTCGHVVCSVCYQKGSQGKCLICNASCQVSPLSDKSSSEVKTLFSDIDTVATTHFTEIGKVIMFQERHQKRLLTHYQQRNEKLEEMLVRMKQEMQHVTKKLNEQSAYIATLENSLQHQNAKVSSAPQMSHSSHIGHGQKSVLQIPYNSPVTLSRHSSSASVENMELDNRSLFRKPNTLPRLSLISPPQDGRMGTVSHRTSGQNTLTNHSTRSATVSRFHGSPLTPDVSYGRSSAWNSPIFRPPSSFRHSMSSLVCPPP
- the rnf212 gene encoding putative E3 SUMO-protein ligase RNF212 isoform X1, with the protein product MLGSLQRDDQGVQMSYWVCCNSCFLSASADRKLGVTTCGHVVCSVCYQKGSQGKCLICNASCQVSPLSDKSSSEVKTLFSDIDTVATTHFTEIGKVIMFQERHQKRLLTHYQQRNEKLEEMLVRMKQEMQHVTKKLNEQSAYIATLENSLQHQNAKVSSAPQMSHSSHIGHGQKSVLQIPYNSPVTLSRHSSSASVSENMELDNRSLFRKPNTLPRLSLISPPQDGRMGTVSHRTSGQNTLTNHSTRSATVSRFHGSPLTPDVSYGRSSAWNSPIFRPPSSFRHSMSSLVCPPP